One Kitasatospora sp. NBC_01266 genomic window carries:
- a CDS encoding LacI family DNA-binding transcriptional regulator, translating to MADVAKLAGVSHQTVSRVLNGAPHVRPDTRGRVLAAIRELDYRPNSAARALVTRRSQTLGVVSFDSTLYGPASMLDGIERAARSAGYFVSVASLRSLDSRSVQEAVDRLRDQGVEGVVVIAPQTSAISAVAKLSSSVPVVAVGSGTKARVPLVSVDNRAGAEAATRHLLDLGHRTVHHLAGPIGWMESEDRQDGWRRTLEAAGAEVPPVESGDWSARSGYEAGLRIAQAAGVSAVFCANDHMALGLLRAFHEAGRSIPRDISVVGFDDIPEAAYFTPPLTTVRQDFGELGRRALELLVAELAGGRETPAPVRISPEMVLRRSTGPAARD from the coding sequence ATGGCGGACGTCGCGAAGCTGGCCGGGGTGTCCCACCAGACGGTGTCCCGGGTCCTCAACGGCGCGCCGCATGTGCGCCCCGACACCAGGGGCCGGGTGCTCGCCGCGATCCGTGAGCTCGACTACCGGCCCAACTCCGCCGCCCGCGCCCTGGTCACCCGGCGCTCCCAGACACTCGGCGTGGTCAGCTTCGACAGCACGCTGTACGGGCCCGCCTCGATGCTCGACGGCATCGAACGGGCGGCCCGCAGCGCCGGATACTTCGTCAGCGTCGCCAGCCTGCGCTCGCTGGACAGCCGCTCGGTCCAGGAGGCCGTCGACCGCCTGCGTGACCAGGGCGTCGAGGGCGTCGTGGTGATCGCGCCGCAGACCTCCGCGATCAGTGCGGTCGCCAAGCTGTCCAGCTCGGTGCCGGTGGTCGCGGTCGGCTCGGGCACCAAGGCCAGGGTGCCGCTGGTCTCGGTCGACAACCGGGCGGGCGCCGAGGCGGCCACCCGGCACCTTCTGGACCTCGGGCACCGCACGGTGCACCACCTGGCCGGGCCGATCGGCTGGATGGAGAGCGAGGACCGCCAGGACGGTTGGCGCCGCACCCTGGAGGCCGCCGGGGCCGAGGTGCCGCCGGTCGAGAGCGGCGACTGGAGTGCGCGGTCCGGCTACGAGGCCGGACTGCGGATCGCGCAGGCGGCCGGCGTCAGTGCGGTGTTCTGCGCCAACGACCACATGGCGCTCGGCCTGCTCCGGGCCTTCCACGAGGCCGGCCGGTCGATCCCCCGCGACATCAGCGTGGTCGGCTTCGACGACATCCCCGAGGCGGCGTACTTCACCCCGCCGCTGACCACCGTGCGGCAGGACTTCGGGGAACTGGGCCGCAGGGCGCTCGAACTGCTCGTCGCCGAACTGGCGGGCGGGCGGGAGACCCCGGCGCCGGTGCGGATCTCGCCGGAGATGGTGCTGCGCCGCAGCACCGGTCCCGCCGCGCGCGACTGA
- a CDS encoding glycoside hydrolase family 6 protein, which produces MPLSALRRLRTAAVAAALGAAALVPLVGAQAAHAATTHLANPFVGATGYLNPDYTSEVSAQAAADGGTLGATEAQVASNSTAVWMDHIGAIAGDGGRLGLRAHLDQAQAQASGDNSPVVFQVVIYDLPGRDCAALASNGELPATAAGLASYESQYIDPIAAILADPKYASLRIAAIIEPDSLPNAVTNQSKPTCATATPFYESGIEYALNKLHPIGNVYDYLGIGHSGWLGWSSNMVPAGQEYAKVAKATNAGFASVDGFISDTANTTPLNEPFLTDPDQQVGGQPVKSANFYQWNPDFDEYTYDTQMYSTLVSNGFPSTIGMLVDTSRNGWGGSSRPTALNSSATDVNDYVTENKVDQRPFRGDWCNINGAGIGARPQAQPYGPTNPIIAFLWVKPPGESDGDYPTATHPHGDPHCDPNGTQTDGNGGTYPTDALGGADVPAGQWFGAEFQQLVQNAYPSFGSSTGGGDTTPPSTPTGLTVTGTTATSVSLSWTASTDNVGVTGYDVYRNGTKVATSTTTGYTDTGLTAATAYQYTVAAYDAAGNTSPVSAAVTATTAGSGGGTGGGGCTATYSVSNDWGSGFNANVTVANTGSAPTTSWKVTWTWAGNQQVTNAWNATATQTGSAVSATNAGYNGTVAVGANTSFGFSGSYSGSNTAPTLTCTTG; this is translated from the coding sequence GTGCCCCTCTCCGCTCTCCGCAGGCTCCGGACGGCGGCCGTTGCCGCCGCCCTCGGCGCCGCGGCTCTCGTTCCCCTGGTCGGCGCGCAGGCCGCGCACGCCGCCACCACCCACCTGGCCAATCCGTTCGTCGGTGCGACCGGCTACCTCAACCCCGACTACACCTCCGAGGTCAGCGCCCAGGCCGCGGCCGACGGCGGCACGCTGGGCGCCACGGAGGCCCAGGTCGCGAGCAACTCCACCGCCGTCTGGATGGACCACATCGGCGCCATCGCGGGCGACGGCGGCCGCCTGGGCCTGCGCGCCCACCTGGACCAGGCGCAGGCCCAGGCGAGCGGCGACAACTCCCCGGTGGTCTTCCAGGTGGTCATCTACGACCTGCCCGGCCGGGACTGCGCCGCGCTTGCCTCGAACGGCGAACTGCCGGCCACCGCAGCGGGGTTGGCCAGCTATGAGAGCCAGTACATCGACCCGATCGCGGCGATCCTGGCCGACCCGAAGTACGCCTCGCTGCGGATCGCCGCAATCATCGAGCCGGACTCCCTGCCGAACGCGGTGACCAACCAGAGCAAGCCGACCTGCGCCACCGCGACGCCGTTCTACGAGTCCGGCATCGAGTACGCGCTGAACAAGCTGCACCCGATCGGCAACGTCTACGACTACCTGGGCATCGGGCACTCGGGCTGGCTCGGCTGGTCGAGCAACATGGTCCCGGCCGGCCAGGAGTACGCCAAGGTCGCCAAGGCCACCAACGCCGGCTTCGCCAGCGTGGACGGCTTCATCAGCGACACGGCCAACACCACCCCGCTGAACGAGCCGTTCCTCACCGACCCCGACCAGCAGGTCGGCGGCCAGCCGGTGAAGTCCGCCAACTTCTACCAGTGGAACCCGGACTTCGACGAGTACACCTACGACACCCAGATGTACTCGACCCTGGTGTCCAACGGCTTCCCGAGCACCATCGGCATGCTGGTCGACACCTCGCGCAACGGCTGGGGCGGCAGCTCCCGACCCACCGCGCTGAACTCCAGCGCGACCGACGTCAACGACTACGTCACCGAGAACAAGGTGGACCAGCGCCCGTTCCGCGGCGACTGGTGCAACATCAACGGCGCGGGCATCGGCGCCCGGCCGCAGGCCCAGCCGTACGGACCGACCAATCCGATCATCGCCTTCCTCTGGGTGAAGCCCCCGGGCGAGTCGGACGGCGACTACCCGACCGCGACCCACCCGCACGGCGACCCGCACTGCGACCCGAACGGCACCCAGACCGACGGCAACGGCGGCACCTACCCGACCGACGCCCTCGGCGGCGCCGACGTCCCGGCCGGCCAGTGGTTCGGCGCCGAGTTCCAGCAGCTGGTGCAGAACGCCTACCCGTCCTTCGGCTCCTCCACCGGCGGGGGCGACACCACCCCGCCGAGCACCCCGACCGGGCTGACCGTCACCGGCACCACCGCCACCAGCGTCTCGCTCTCCTGGACGGCGTCCACCGACAACGTCGGCGTCACCGGCTACGACGTGTACCGCAACGGCACCAAGGTCGCCACCAGCACCACCACCGGCTACACCGACACCGGCCTCACCGCCGCCACCGCCTACCAGTACACCGTCGCCGCCTACGACGCCGCCGGTAACACCTCCCCGGTCTCCGCCGCCGTCACCGCCACCACGGCCGGCAGCGGAGGCGGAACCGGGGGTGGCGGCTGCACCGCGACCTACTCCGTGTCCAACGACTGGGGCAGCGGCTTCAACGCCAACGTCACCGTGGCCAACACCGGCAGTGCGCCCACCACGTCCTGGAAGGTGACCTGGACCTGGGCCGGCAACCAGCAGGTGACCAACGCCTGGAACGCCACCGCCACCCAGACCGGCAGCGCGGTCAGTGCCACCAACGCGGGCTACAACGGCACGGTGGCCGTCGGCGCCAACACCAGCTTCGGTTTCTCGGGCAGCTACTCGGGCAGCAACACCGCCCCGACCCTGACCTGCACCACCGGCTGA
- a CDS encoding cellulase family glycosylhydrolase: MTPRTVLATAAAAAGALAAALLLPAGALPAAAANSTSCDVGYSTNDWGSGFTANLTITDAGSTPINGWSLDYAYTGNQTLTNGWNGTWTQTGSTVTVTNPGYATTINPGTSYTTSANFTYRGSNTAPTAFSVNGIACGPSSSPTPTPTPTPTPTGPPTPGGPAPALHVVGNQLQDATGRTVTLHGADRSGAEFACVQGSGIFDGPVDRASIDAMKSWHLTAVRIPLNEDCWLGLPNVQAAYAGSTYINAIKSYVQLLHQNGLNTILDLHWTDGAYAGNSSGCASATATCQKPMPDAAEAIPFWRSVAATFKGDDATVFDLFNEPYPSRATGSEASGWACWRDGGSCPGIGYPVAGMQSMVDAVRGTGADNVLMLGGIEYANDLTQWLAYEPTDPLHQLAASWHSYNFNACSSSSCWGSEIGPVAAAVPVVTGELGENDCAHGYLDTLLPWLDQHGISYLAWTWNTWDCSSGPSLISSYDGTPTAFGAGYRAHLAALG, translated from the coding sequence ATGACTCCCCGCACCGTACTCGCCACCGCCGCGGCGGCCGCCGGCGCACTGGCCGCGGCACTGCTGCTGCCCGCCGGCGCGCTACCCGCCGCCGCCGCCAACAGCACTTCCTGCGACGTCGGTTACAGCACCAACGACTGGGGCAGCGGGTTCACCGCCAACCTCACCATCACCGACGCCGGCAGCACCCCGATCAACGGCTGGAGCCTCGACTACGCCTACACCGGCAACCAGACCCTCACCAACGGCTGGAACGGCACCTGGACCCAGACCGGCAGCACCGTCACCGTCACCAACCCCGGCTACGCCACCACCATCAACCCCGGCACCAGCTACACCACCAGCGCCAACTTCACCTACCGTGGCAGCAACACCGCCCCTACCGCCTTCAGTGTCAACGGCATTGCCTGCGGCCCGAGTTCCAGCCCCACGCCCACCCCGACCCCCACTCCCACGCCGACCGGCCCCCCTACGCCCGGGGGTCCCGCGCCCGCGCTGCACGTGGTGGGCAACCAGCTCCAGGACGCCACCGGACGGACCGTCACCCTGCACGGCGCCGACCGCTCCGGCGCCGAGTTCGCCTGCGTGCAGGGCAGCGGCATCTTCGACGGCCCGGTGGACCGGGCCTCCATCGACGCGATGAAGAGCTGGCACCTCACGGCGGTCCGGATCCCGCTCAACGAGGACTGCTGGCTCGGTCTGCCGAACGTCCAGGCGGCCTACGCCGGCTCCACCTACATCAACGCGATCAAGTCCTACGTGCAACTGCTGCACCAGAACGGCCTGAACACCATCCTGGACCTGCACTGGACGGACGGCGCCTACGCCGGCAACTCCTCGGGCTGCGCCTCCGCCACCGCCACCTGCCAGAAGCCGATGCCGGACGCCGCCGAGGCGATCCCGTTCTGGCGCTCGGTGGCCGCCACCTTCAAGGGCGACGACGCGACCGTCTTCGACCTGTTCAACGAGCCCTACCCGTCCCGCGCCACCGGCAGCGAGGCCAGCGGCTGGGCCTGCTGGCGCGACGGCGGCAGCTGCCCGGGCATCGGCTACCCGGTGGCCGGCATGCAGTCGATGGTGGACGCGGTGCGCGGCACCGGCGCGGACAACGTGCTGATGCTCGGCGGGATCGAGTACGCCAACGACCTCACCCAGTGGCTGGCCTACGAACCGACCGACCCGCTGCACCAGTTGGCCGCCTCCTGGCACTCGTACAACTTCAACGCCTGCTCCTCGTCCAGCTGTTGGGGCAGCGAGATCGGGCCGGTCGCGGCGGCTGTGCCCGTGGTCACCGGCGAGCTCGGCGAGAACGACTGCGCGCACGGCTACCTGGACACCCTGCTGCCCTGGCTGGACCAGCACGGGATCTCCTACCTGGCCTGGACCTGGAACACCTGGGACTGCTCCAGCGGCCCCTCGCTGATCTCGTCCTACGACGGCACGCCGACCGCCTTCGGCGCCGGCTACCGCGCCCACCTGGCCGCCCTGGGCTGA
- a CDS encoding LacI family DNA-binding transcriptional regulator has translation MSVGGSRAPGPEPVVNVRARPTLEEVAVLAGVGRGTVSRVINGSPRVSEKARAAVERAVAELGYVPNRAARSLVTSRTDAIALVVPEAETRLFSEPYFADIISGVSAELSDSELQLLLVLVRDQRERERLSAYLRAQRVDGVLLVAVHLDDPLPGVLEQLGMPAVLAGRRGEHEPLSYVAADNAGGARMAVRHLIRRGCRRIATITGPLDIEGAQARLAGYRAALAEGGVPAEPDLVAVADFTERGGRSAMAELLSRVPELDGVFCASDVLAAGALQELRAAGRRVPQDVALVGFDDSIVARHTDPPLTTVRQPTEEMGRAMVRQLLEQIAEPGCTRRQLVLATELVVRDSA, from the coding sequence ATGAGTGTCGGCGGATCGCGCGCCCCCGGTCCCGAGCCGGTGGTGAACGTCCGTGCCCGGCCCACCCTGGAGGAGGTCGCGGTGCTGGCCGGCGTCGGCCGGGGCACCGTCTCGCGGGTGATCAACGGCTCGCCCCGGGTGAGTGAGAAGGCACGAGCCGCGGTGGAGCGGGCGGTGGCCGAGCTGGGCTACGTGCCCAACCGGGCGGCCCGTTCGCTGGTGACCTCGCGCACGGACGCGATCGCGCTGGTGGTGCCGGAGGCCGAGACCCGGCTGTTCTCGGAGCCGTACTTCGCCGACATCATCAGTGGCGTATCGGCCGAACTGTCCGACAGCGAGCTGCAGTTGCTGCTGGTGCTGGTGCGCGACCAGCGGGAACGGGAGCGGCTGTCGGCGTACCTGCGGGCGCAGCGGGTGGACGGCGTGCTGCTGGTCGCGGTGCACCTGGACGACCCGCTGCCGGGTGTGCTGGAGCAGTTGGGCATGCCCGCCGTGCTGGCCGGCCGGCGCGGTGAGCACGAGCCGCTGAGCTACGTGGCGGCCGACAACGCCGGTGGGGCCCGGATGGCGGTGCGCCACCTGATCCGGCGGGGTTGCCGCCGGATCGCGACCATCACCGGCCCGCTGGACATCGAGGGCGCTCAGGCCCGGCTCGCCGGATACCGGGCCGCGCTCGCCGAAGGCGGGGTCCCGGCGGAGCCGGATCTGGTCGCGGTGGCGGACTTCACCGAGCGGGGCGGTCGCTCCGCGATGGCCGAACTGCTCTCTCGTGTACCAGAGTTGGACGGAGTTTTCTGCGCCTCCGACGTGCTGGCGGCCGGTGCGCTGCAGGAGCTGCGAGCGGCTGGGCGCAGGGTGCCGCAGGACGTCGCGCTGGTCGGCTTCGACGACTCGATCGTGGCCCGGCACACGGATCCGCCGCTGACCACCGTGCGCCAGCCCACCGAGGAGATGGGACGCGCCATGGTCCGGCAACTGCTTGAGCAGATTGCTGAACCCGGTTGCACTCGGCGGCAGTTGGTGTTGGCGACGGAGCTGGTGGTCCGGGACTCGGCGTGA
- a CDS encoding ABC transporter permease, with protein MSTGTAPAPAGKRVRAGSGAAGSALSRLARTPEVGVVLACVLLFVGLALAKPAFAGAVNLQNMGADLAQYGVIAIGESLVVLTGGIDLSVGALLGLSVVLAAWFNVKAGMPAGLAILCTLAMTGLVGWIHGLAVTKLAMPPFVTTLVTYTVAQGASLAITSGIPVVGISGFFGDLSQTFVAQVPLPALLFAVIAVAAWFFLERTYAGRQVYAVGGNKEAARLAGIRGDRRIIAMYVTSSLLAGFGGVLVAGRMGVGSPTVGVGWELSAIAAAVIGGVSLVGGQGRILGIVAGAVLLELINDGMIALAVNADYTNIVLGVVLGLAILADRLRARRLSRRG; from the coding sequence ATGAGCACCGGTACGGCACCGGCCCCGGCCGGGAAGCGAGTGCGGGCCGGGAGCGGCGCGGCCGGGTCGGCACTGAGCCGGCTCGCGCGCACCCCCGAGGTCGGCGTGGTGCTCGCCTGCGTGCTGCTCTTCGTCGGCCTGGCGCTCGCCAAGCCGGCCTTCGCCGGGGCGGTCAACCTGCAGAACATGGGCGCGGACCTGGCCCAGTACGGGGTCATCGCGATCGGCGAGTCGCTGGTCGTGCTGACCGGCGGCATCGACCTGTCGGTGGGCGCGCTGCTCGGCCTGTCCGTGGTGCTCGCCGCCTGGTTCAACGTCAAGGCCGGGATGCCGGCCGGGCTGGCGATCCTGTGCACCCTGGCCATGACCGGCCTGGTCGGGTGGATCCACGGACTGGCCGTGACCAAGCTCGCCATGCCGCCGTTCGTCACCACCCTGGTCACCTACACCGTCGCCCAGGGCGCGTCGCTGGCGATCACCTCGGGCATCCCGGTGGTCGGCATCTCCGGCTTCTTCGGCGACCTCAGCCAGACCTTCGTCGCACAAGTCCCGCTGCCTGCCCTGCTGTTCGCCGTGATCGCGGTCGCGGCGTGGTTCTTCCTGGAGCGCACCTACGCGGGCCGCCAGGTGTACGCGGTGGGTGGCAACAAGGAGGCCGCCCGGCTGGCCGGCATCCGTGGCGACCGGCGGATCATCGCCATGTACGTCACCAGCTCGCTGCTGGCCGGGTTCGGCGGCGTGCTGGTGGCCGGCCGGATGGGTGTCGGCTCCCCGACCGTCGGCGTGGGCTGGGAGCTGTCCGCCATCGCGGCGGCGGTGATCGGCGGGGTCTCGCTGGTCGGCGGGCAGGGGCGGATCCTCGGCATCGTCGCGGGCGCCGTCCTGCTGGAGCTGATCAACGACGGCATGATCGCGCTCGCGGTCAACGCCGACTACACCAACATCGTGCTGGGCGTCGTACTCGGGCTCGCGATCCTCGCCGACCGGCTGCGCGCCCGCAGGTTGTCCCGCCGCGGCTAG
- a CDS encoding LacI family DNA-binding transcriptional regulator produces the protein MPQPDTTSEPSASTAAAPARVPATLAEVARRAGVSTATASRVLSRSAPVSAPVAARVVAAARELSYVRRRAPRGRDTGVVAVVVFADPLRYHADPFHLRLLTGLRQAATGLERELALFNVPERAHRPALLRHLCGGHVDGVLLVGAWEDAELPRLLRAADVPVVSVGRPVRAGTVAYVDVANLTGARLAALRLCESGRRSVATIAGPPGTAVGADRLAGYRQAVTEAGPVVRSVVAYGDFSGASGEHAMLRLLQQRPYLEAVFVASDPMAIGALRALRRLGRRVPEQVAVIGFDDVPAAALARPQLTTVHQPVEQLGARALEMLLERPDRSASLVLPTSLVLRDSAD, from the coding sequence ATGCCGCAGCCCGACACCACCTCCGAACCGTCGGCCAGCACCGCGGCCGCACCCGCCCGTGTGCCCGCCACCCTCGCCGAAGTCGCCCGCCGCGCAGGCGTGTCCACCGCTACCGCCTCCCGGGTGCTGAGCCGGTCGGCGCCGGTCTCGGCCCCGGTGGCCGCACGGGTGGTGGCGGCCGCACGGGAGTTGTCCTACGTACGCCGGCGGGCACCGCGCGGGCGCGACACCGGTGTCGTGGCCGTGGTCGTCTTCGCGGATCCGCTGCGCTACCACGCCGACCCGTTCCACCTCCGGTTGCTGACGGGGTTGCGGCAGGCCGCGACCGGCCTGGAACGGGAGTTGGCACTCTTCAACGTCCCCGAACGGGCGCACCGGCCTGCCCTGCTGCGGCACCTGTGCGGCGGGCACGTGGATGGAGTGCTGCTGGTCGGGGCATGGGAGGACGCGGAGTTGCCGCGCCTGCTGCGGGCCGCGGACGTGCCGGTAGTGTCCGTCGGCCGCCCGGTGCGGGCCGGGACGGTGGCGTACGTGGACGTGGCGAACCTGACCGGCGCCCGGCTGGCAGCGCTGCGGCTGTGCGAGAGCGGTCGGCGGTCGGTGGCCACCATCGCCGGACCGCCGGGCACCGCGGTGGGCGCGGACCGTCTGGCGGGCTACCGGCAGGCGGTGACCGAGGCCGGACCAGTGGTCCGGTCCGTGGTCGCCTACGGGGACTTCTCGGGCGCCTCCGGCGAGCACGCCATGCTCCGACTGCTGCAGCAAAGGCCTTACCTGGAGGCGGTGTTCGTCGCTTCCGATCCGATGGCGATCGGTGCCCTGCGCGCGCTGCGGCGGCTCGGGCGCCGGGTGCCGGAGCAGGTCGCGGTGATCGGCTTCGACGACGTCCCGGCCGCGGCCCTGGCTCGGCCGCAGCTGACCACGGTGCACCAACCGGTCGAGCAACTCGGCGCCCGAGCCCTGGAGATGCTGCTGGAGCGCCCGGACCGGTCAGCGTCCCTGGTCCTCCCGACCAGCCTGGTCCTGCGCGACTCGGCCGACTGA
- a CDS encoding sugar ABC transporter ATP-binding protein codes for MTTGTDAAIALRGVSKSYGPVTVLDLPELELTKGQIVGVVGENGAGKSTLMGVLSGTVTPSTGAVLVDGRPLHGGRPDHAKALGVALVAQEFPLVGQLSVAENLLLGRRPSGAEQRPLGRWLFDRGGTRRAARELLAEVGVEVDVDRPVEQLPVPVRQMIEIAKAWGQRPLVLILDEPTSSLGPVEARQVLDLAERHAAAGGCVLFIGHRLDEVRELADRVIVLRSGRLVADLTPQEATEERLIREMVGSELTRIDVTPPPADRATVLSTRGLTADGLGPVDLDLRAGEIVGVAGLMGSGRSRLLHTLMGAQPRTGGTVTLGGADFHPRHPADAVAAGLGLVPEDRKQQSLVLTHSVRWNATLTTLRGISRRGVLTPRADRAHADRIIRDLKVRLHSPDQPIGDLSGGNQQKVVFGRWLAARPRVLLLDEPTRGVDVGAKADIYRLIDDAAKEGLAVLAASSELEELLWICHRIVVMAHGRIVADIPRDRFSKEKIMTAAAGTPAGTEVST; via the coding sequence ATGACCACCGGGACCGACGCCGCCATCGCCCTGCGCGGCGTCAGCAAGAGCTACGGACCGGTCACCGTGCTGGACCTGCCCGAGCTGGAGCTGACGAAGGGTCAGATCGTCGGGGTGGTCGGGGAGAACGGCGCGGGCAAGTCCACCCTGATGGGTGTGCTCTCCGGCACCGTCACGCCCAGCACCGGAGCGGTGCTGGTCGACGGCCGCCCGCTGCACGGCGGCCGCCCCGACCACGCCAAGGCCCTCGGAGTCGCGCTGGTGGCCCAGGAGTTCCCGCTGGTCGGGCAGTTGTCGGTGGCCGAGAACCTGCTGCTCGGCCGCCGGCCGAGCGGTGCGGAGCAACGCCCGTTGGGCCGCTGGCTCTTCGACCGCGGCGGCACCCGCCGGGCGGCCCGCGAGCTGCTCGCCGAGGTCGGCGTCGAGGTCGATGTGGACCGGCCGGTCGAACAACTGCCGGTCCCGGTCCGCCAGATGATCGAGATCGCCAAGGCCTGGGGACAGCGTCCGCTGGTGCTGATCCTGGACGAGCCGACCTCCTCGCTGGGCCCGGTCGAGGCACGGCAGGTCCTCGACCTCGCCGAGCGCCATGCGGCGGCCGGCGGGTGCGTCCTGTTCATCGGCCACCGCCTGGACGAGGTAAGGGAGTTGGCCGACCGGGTGATCGTCCTGCGGAGCGGGCGGCTGGTCGCCGACCTCACCCCGCAGGAGGCCACCGAGGAACGGCTGATCCGCGAGATGGTCGGCAGCGAACTGACCCGGATCGACGTCACCCCGCCCCCGGCCGACCGGGCCACCGTGCTGTCCACCCGCGGCCTGACGGCCGACGGGCTCGGCCCGGTCGACCTCGACCTGCGGGCCGGCGAGATCGTCGGCGTGGCCGGGCTGATGGGCTCCGGCCGCAGCCGCCTGCTGCACACCCTGATGGGCGCCCAACCGCGCACCGGCGGCACGGTCACCCTCGGCGGAGCGGACTTCCACCCCAGGCACCCCGCCGACGCGGTGGCGGCCGGCCTCGGCCTGGTGCCGGAGGACCGCAAACAGCAGTCGCTGGTCCTCACCCACTCGGTGCGCTGGAACGCCACCCTGACCACCCTGCGCGGGATCAGCCGCCGCGGGGTGCTCACCCCGCGCGCCGACCGCGCGCACGCCGACCGGATCATCCGGGACCTCAAGGTCCGGCTGCACAGCCCGGATCAGCCGATCGGCGACCTGTCGGGGGGCAACCAGCAGAAGGTCGTGTTCGGCCGCTGGCTGGCCGCGCGCCCCCGGGTGCTGCTGCTCGACGAGCCGACCCGAGGGGTGGACGTCGGCGCGAAGGCGGACATCTACCGGCTGATCGACGACGCCGCCAAGGAGGGGCTGGCGGTCCTCGCCGCCTCCTCCGAGCTGGAGGAACTGCTGTGGATCTGCCACCGGATCGTGGTGATGGCGCACGGCCGGATCGTCGCGGACATCCCGCGCGACCGGTTCAGCAAGGAGAAGATCATGACCGCCGCGGCGGGGACGCCGGCGGGGACGGAGGTTTCGACATGA
- a CDS encoding substrate-binding domain-containing protein, with product MRSANPLRRSSPHRGSGLIRLTALLAATSVVLSAAACSKQGAGAASPATSGAAAAAAASIQGDITFNDANLAKLDQSIKDALAGKDLSQLNEAMVVNVAVDYWNAGKIGFNKGTGDLSVKGTFQAPANGRLDQQLSMLSALHSQNLTGLEVSAIDATAVKAPIDSYTSAGVPVLAIDSPLPPEDGAALYLGTPNYQAGQKAGEAMKAALGGKGQVVVLVGSLTASNAVERIQGFEDALKDSDVKVLQKISDGMDQSKALSNAENAFQTNPGVNGIYGVYSYDGPAAGQAVQSAGKSGKIKVVCDDSDPQTLGFIKQGVIQASILQQPYQQGYTGAYLLAALKVLGRDATMALVKPYLESDGTTLSSGVGVVTQANLADYQSMLAKLGISG from the coding sequence GTGCGCTCCGCAAACCCGCTCCGCCGAAGCTCGCCCCACCGAGGCTCAGGACTCATCCGGCTCACCGCCCTGCTCGCGGCCACCTCCGTGGTGCTGTCCGCAGCCGCCTGCAGCAAGCAGGGCGCCGGTGCCGCGAGCCCCGCGACCTCCGGCGCCGCTGCCGCTGCCGCCGCGAGCATCCAGGGCGACATCACCTTCAACGACGCCAACCTCGCCAAACTGGACCAGTCGATCAAGGACGCCCTCGCCGGCAAGGACCTCTCGCAGCTCAACGAGGCCATGGTGGTCAACGTCGCGGTCGACTACTGGAACGCCGGCAAGATCGGCTTCAACAAGGGCACCGGCGACCTGTCCGTCAAGGGCACCTTCCAGGCCCCCGCGAACGGCCGGCTCGACCAGCAGCTCTCCATGCTCTCCGCGCTGCACTCACAGAACCTCACCGGCCTGGAGGTGTCGGCGATCGACGCCACCGCCGTCAAGGCCCCGATCGACTCCTACACCAGCGCCGGCGTCCCGGTCCTCGCCATCGACTCCCCGCTGCCCCCTGAGGACGGCGCGGCGCTCTACCTCGGCACCCCGAACTACCAGGCCGGGCAGAAGGCCGGCGAGGCGATGAAGGCCGCCCTCGGCGGCAAGGGCCAGGTGGTGGTCCTGGTCGGCTCGCTCACCGCCTCCAACGCCGTCGAGCGCATCCAGGGCTTCGAGGACGCACTCAAGGACTCGGACGTCAAGGTGCTCCAGAAGATCAGCGACGGCATGGACCAGTCCAAGGCCCTCTCGAACGCCGAGAACGCCTTCCAGACCAACCCCGGCGTCAACGGCATCTACGGCGTCTACTCCTACGACGGCCCCGCAGCCGGCCAGGCAGTCCAGTCCGCGGGCAAGAGCGGCAAGATCAAGGTCGTCTGCGACGACAGCGACCCGCAGACCCTCGGCTTCATCAAGCAGGGCGTCATCCAGGCCAGCATCCTCCAGCAGCCCTACCAGCAGGGGTACACCGGCGCCTACCTGCTCGCCGCCCTCAAGGTGCTCGGCAGGGACGCCACCATGGCCCTGGTCAAGCCCTACCTGGAATCCGACGGCACCACCCTCAGCTCCGGGGTCGGCGTGGTCACCCAGGCCAACCTCGCCGACTACCAGTCCATGCTGGCCAAGCTCGGCATATCCGGATGA